The following proteins come from a genomic window of Frankia casuarinae:
- a CDS encoding DUF4244 domain-containing protein, with the protein MFLAARSSCRRLSRWPVSRRLLSVWRPAVQARDHGMSTAEYAVGTLAAVAFAGVLYAVVSSSATRSLVSSVVQRALTVAF; encoded by the coding sequence ATGTTCCTGGCAGCCCGCTCCTCGTGCCGACGCCTGTCGCGATGGCCGGTGTCCCGGCGGCTTCTCAGCGTGTGGCGCCCGGCCGTCCAGGCCCGCGACCACGGCATGTCCACCGCCGAGTACGCGGTCGGCACGCTTGCGGCCGTGGCGTTCGCCGGCGTCCTCTACGCGGTGGTATCGAGCTCCGCGACCCGGTCGCTGGTCTCCTCGGTGGTGCAGCGCGCGCTGACCGTGGCGTTCTGA
- a CDS encoding sodium-translocating pyrophosphatase has protein sequence MSSIQALQAEGSGIDLSGRALGLVAGVAIVAALALLVAGYLVREVLAASPGTPRMVEVGRAVQEGAAAYLRRQFTTLAGFVVVIPFVLLLLPAENTGAKIGRSIFFVVGAIFSALVGFVGMSLATRANTRTAAAAMTRGERAAVRIAFRTGGVVGMFTVGLGLLGAAAVVLVFRDTAPQVLEGFGFGAALLAMFMRVGGGIFTKAADVGADLVGKVEQGIPEDDPRNAATIADNVGDNVGDCAGMAADLFESYAVTLVAALILGVEAFGERGLVFPLLIPAVGVVTAVIGIFAVSPRAGDRTGMSAINRGFFISAVVSAIGVVAVSLLYLPTSFADFPGMQGSTQSGNPRVIAIGAVLIGIVLAAAIQLLTGYFTETGRRPVRDIAKASLTGPATNILAGIGVGLESAVYSSLLIGAAIFGAYLLGSGSVTIALFAVALAGTGLLTTVGVIVSMDTFGPVSDNAQGIAEMSGDMDEAGAAILTSLDAVGNTTKAITKGIAIATAVLAASALFGSFTDTVTTALRDAGALPEAGRGIVGGLNIAYPDALVGLTIGASVVFLFSGLAINAVGRAAGRVVLEVRNQFRSRPGIMTGDEKPDYSAVVDICTRDSLRELITPGTLAVLAPIAVGFGLGYPPLGAFLGGAIAGGVLMAVFLANSGGAWDNAKKMVEDGHHGGKGSEVHAATVIGDTVGDPFKDTAGPSINPLLKVMNLVSLLIAPTVVKYSVGADENTGLRIGVALAALAAIAAVIIISRRRSSMINDVPDMTQPTPAPSEKINA, from the coding sequence ATGTCCTCGATCCAAGCCCTACAGGCCGAGGGCTCTGGAATTGACCTTAGCGGCAGAGCCCTCGGCCTGGTCGCCGGTGTGGCGATAGTCGCAGCCCTCGCATTGCTTGTTGCCGGTTATCTGGTTCGTGAGGTATTGGCGGCGAGTCCAGGCACCCCGAGGATGGTGGAGGTCGGCCGGGCGGTCCAGGAGGGCGCCGCCGCCTATCTCAGACGGCAGTTCACCACACTCGCGGGATTCGTCGTCGTCATCCCCTTCGTACTGCTGCTCCTGCCAGCCGAGAACACTGGAGCGAAGATCGGTCGGTCGATCTTCTTCGTGGTCGGTGCGATCTTCTCCGCGTTGGTCGGATTCGTCGGGATGTCGCTGGCGACCCGGGCCAACACCCGCACTGCCGCCGCCGCCATGACCCGAGGGGAACGAGCCGCCGTCCGCATCGCCTTCCGCACCGGGGGGGTGGTGGGGATGTTCACCGTCGGTCTCGGACTCCTGGGGGCGGCGGCCGTGGTCCTCGTCTTCCGGGACACCGCCCCCCAGGTCCTGGAGGGATTCGGATTCGGCGCCGCTCTGCTCGCGATGTTCATGCGAGTAGGCGGAGGGATCTTCACCAAGGCCGCCGATGTCGGGGCGGACCTGGTCGGCAAGGTGGAACAGGGGATTCCCGAGGATGATCCCCGCAACGCCGCGACGATCGCCGACAACGTCGGCGACAACGTCGGCGACTGCGCCGGCATGGCCGCCGACCTGTTCGAATCCTATGCGGTGACGCTCGTCGCGGCGCTGATTCTCGGGGTCGAGGCGTTCGGCGAACGCGGCCTGGTGTTCCCCCTGCTCATCCCGGCGGTCGGGGTTGTGACCGCGGTCATCGGAATCTTCGCGGTGTCGCCGCGGGCCGGTGACCGCACCGGAATGTCCGCCATCAACCGGGGTTTCTTCATCTCCGCGGTGGTGTCCGCGATCGGCGTCGTCGCCGTCTCACTGCTCTACCTCCCGACGAGCTTCGCCGATTTCCCCGGGATGCAGGGAAGCACCCAGTCCGGTAATCCACGAGTGATCGCGATCGGCGCGGTCCTGATCGGGATCGTGCTCGCCGCCGCCATTCAGCTGCTAACCGGGTATTTCACCGAGACCGGCCGCCGGCCGGTGCGGGACATCGCAAAGGCGTCGCTCACCGGACCAGCCACCAACATCCTCGCCGGAATCGGGGTGGGTCTGGAGTCGGCGGTCTATTCTTCGCTGCTCATCGGTGCCGCGATCTTTGGCGCCTACCTGCTCGGCTCCGGCAGCGTCACGATCGCGCTGTTCGCGGTGGCGCTGGCGGGGACCGGTCTGCTGACGACGGTGGGTGTCATCGTCTCGATGGACACCTTCGGGCCGGTGAGCGATAACGCACAGGGCATCGCCGAGATGTCCGGCGACATGGACGAGGCGGGTGCGGCCATCCTCACCTCGCTCGACGCCGTCGGCAACACCACCAAGGCGATCACGAAGGGCATCGCGATCGCCACCGCGGTGCTCGCCGCCTCGGCGCTGTTCGGCTCGTTCACCGACACCGTCACGACGGCTCTCCGCGACGCCGGAGCGCTGCCCGAGGCGGGTCGGGGCATCGTTGGCGGCCTGAACATCGCCTACCCCGACGCGCTGGTCGGGCTCACCATAGGTGCGTCCGTGGTCTTCCTGTTCTCCGGGCTCGCGATCAATGCGGTGGGCCGCGCGGCCGGGCGGGTCGTCCTGGAGGTACGCAACCAGTTCCGGTCCAGGCCTGGAATCATGACCGGCGACGAGAAGCCGGATTACAGTGCGGTCGTCGACATCTGCACCCGCGATTCGCTCCGCGAACTGATTACACCGGGAACGCTGGCGGTTCTCGCCCCAATCGCGGTCGGTTTCGGCCTGGGATACCCGCCACTCGGTGCGTTCCTCGGCGGCGCCATCGCCGGCGGCGTGCTGATGGCCGTGTTCCTCGCGAACTCCGGCGGGGCCTGGGATAACGCGAAGAAGATGGTCGAGGACGGCCACCACGGCGGAAAAGGCTCGGAGGTCCACGCGGCCACGGTGATCGGCGATACCGTGGGAGATCCATTCAAGGACACCGCCGGCCCTTCGATCAACCCGCTGCTCAAGGTGATGAATCTGGTCAGCCTGCTGATCGCTCCGACGGTCGTAAAGTACTCGGTGGGCGCGGACGAGAACACGGGGCTGCGCATCGGTGTCGCCCTCGCCGCCCTCGCCGCCATCGCAGCCGTGATCATCATCTCCAGACGACGGAGCTCAATGATCAACGATGTGCCCGATATGACACAACCGACACCGGCTCCCAGCGAGAAGATCAACGCCTGA
- a CDS encoding TadE family protein, producing the protein MPVRSSQRPPRPVTHRRGRSVRGSDRGQATAELAIGLPSLFVVFFLAAWMLGAVAAQTRCADAARIGARLAARGEPDSAVHTMVIQAAPVGSTVTLHRGAGRLEVQVSVHVGGIGVSRLVPGIEVAARAVTPVEATVDLPSDAPTGCPARMVP; encoded by the coding sequence ATGCCTGTGCGCTCCTCCCAGCGGCCGCCGCGGCCGGTGACCCACCGACGTGGGAGATCCGTCCGCGGGTCGGACCGCGGCCAGGCCACCGCCGAGCTCGCGATTGGCCTGCCCTCACTGTTCGTCGTCTTCTTCCTGGCTGCCTGGATGCTCGGTGCCGTCGCGGCCCAGACCCGATGCGCCGACGCGGCACGCATCGGCGCCCGCCTGGCCGCCAGGGGGGAGCCGGATTCGGCCGTGCACACCATGGTGATCCAGGCGGCACCCGTCGGCTCCACCGTGACGCTGCACCGCGGCGCGGGTCGGCTCGAGGTACAGGTGTCGGTGCACGTCGGTGGCATCGGCGTCAGCCGGCTGGTTCCCGGCATCGAGGTGGCGGCGCGGGCCGTCACCCCCGTCGAGGCGACGGTCGATCTTCCGTCCGATGCCCCCACCGGATGCCCGGCCCGGATGGTGCCGTGA
- a CDS encoding type II secretion system F family protein, translating to MIGSGIGLVLGAVLLTLTSGPVAAGVMAVLLCCLARARRRSLERRRQVAVRQSAEDLLAAFAAELDAGAPQLEALRRAAGGIDELVAAPAGRSAWLPIDQLGAALDRTEEPGALLCRSEASSLRQLGVAYQVCAAVGARLAPVATMLAAVARADAVRAGELTSALAGPRSSGRLVASLPLAGIVLGSLAGAAPIAVLLGTPAGIGCLLVGGLADLVGVRWLRRLADGVERRGEPVAVDATGLAPPTSAVAGHNRFLADFPLALDLIAACLRSGETIMSAARAVGAATGGVLGAELCSVGDALAAGATVGAACERLVAASHAPRLTDRLPGWARRGRVTPPSRRARMVRAAIMALDRAEMSGAKLAATLTRLADRARDEAHAESIAAARRAGVLAVAPLGLCFLPAFLLLGVVPMVLGSVPALLPA from the coding sequence ATGATCGGTTCAGGAATCGGCCTGGTCCTCGGTGCCGTCCTGCTCACGCTGACCTCCGGACCGGTGGCTGCGGGCGTCATGGCCGTGCTGCTCTGCTGTCTCGCCCGGGCGCGACGGCGGTCACTGGAGCGGCGCAGGCAGGTGGCGGTCCGCCAGTCCGCGGAAGACCTCCTCGCCGCGTTCGCGGCCGAGCTCGACGCCGGCGCACCCCAGCTCGAGGCCCTACGCCGGGCGGCGGGCGGCATCGACGAACTCGTTGCGGCACCGGCGGGACGATCGGCGTGGCTGCCCATCGACCAGCTCGGTGCCGCGCTCGACCGGACGGAGGAGCCCGGTGCGTTGTTGTGCCGCAGTGAGGCGTCATCACTGCGGCAGCTCGGAGTCGCCTACCAGGTCTGCGCGGCCGTCGGCGCAAGGCTGGCGCCCGTCGCGACGATGCTCGCGGCGGTCGCCCGCGCCGACGCGGTGCGGGCGGGCGAGCTGACCTCGGCACTGGCCGGGCCCCGGTCATCCGGACGGCTGGTGGCCTCGCTTCCGCTGGCCGGAATCGTCCTGGGGTCGCTCGCGGGAGCAGCGCCGATTGCGGTGCTGCTGGGCACGCCGGCGGGGATCGGATGCCTGCTCGTGGGCGGGCTCGCCGACCTGGTCGGAGTCCGCTGGCTTCGCCGCTTGGCGGACGGCGTGGAGCGACGGGGAGAGCCGGTGGCCGTGGATGCAACGGGCCTCGCGCCCCCGACCTCCGCCGTGGCGGGGCACAACCGGTTCCTCGCCGACTTTCCCCTGGCCCTGGACCTGATCGCGGCGTGTCTACGCAGCGGGGAAACCATTATGTCGGCGGCGCGGGCCGTCGGCGCCGCCACCGGTGGCGTGTTGGGCGCGGAACTGTGCTCCGTGGGCGATGCACTCGCGGCGGGCGCCACGGTGGGCGCCGCATGCGAGCGACTGGTGGCCGCGAGTCATGCTCCCCGACTCACCGACCGGTTGCCCGGATGGGCTCGCCGCGGCCGCGTGACGCCGCCGTCCCGGCGGGCCAGGATGGTGCGGGCAGCGATCATGGCGCTCGATCGCGCGGAGATGTCCGGGGCGAAGCTCGCCGCCACTCTCACCCGACTGGCCGATCGTGCCAGGGACGAAGCCCACGCGGAGAGCATCGCCGCGGCTCGTCGGGCAGGTGTCCTGGCGGTCGCGCCCCTGGGCCTGTGCTTCCTTCCCGCCTTTCTCCTGCTCGGAGTGGTCCCCATGGTCCTCGGATCCGTCCCCGCGCTGTTGCCGGCCTGA
- a CDS encoding DEAD/DEAH box helicase has protein sequence MFGGFVRLRGAVTASRRISSIVVGSPVDVDGADTVLAGLRRDVRRARCMTHIERVPARDGCPAPWPDWIDPVLRGRWTAAGIASPWSHQAAAAEAAYAGRSVVLATGTASGKSLGYLMPVLSRLLAEPGARALYLAPTKALAHDQLRAVRSLRLTGIRAAAFDGDTPAAERDWVRAHAGLVLTNPDMLHRGILPFHRRWTQFLRGLRYVVVDECHGYRGVFGAHVAAVIRRLRRICARYGTDPVFLLASATVADPGVSAARLTGVEVEVVDVDGSPRGPLDFVLYEPPLLTTGQSSPDREDPTSAPGPGENGAPVRRSVTAESADLLTDLVADGVRTLVFVRSRRAAEVVAVTARRELGRIAADLADRVAAYRAGYLPEERRALEEDLRSGALLGAAATSALELGVDISGLDATVTAGFPGTLASLWQQAGRAGRDGRRSLAVLVARDDPLDTYLVHHPEAVFGRPVEASVFDPDNPYVLAPHLECAAAELALTEADLALFGPTAAFAVNDLVRRGRLRRRPTGWFWTQRARPDVDIRGAGGPPVRIVEARTGRLLGTVDAATSHTTVHAGAVYLHQGSSFVVEDLDLEESVAFVCESAPEWTTTARDHTDIRVVESSRSRVLPDVEVHLGVVEVTSQVVGYQRRLIATGEVLGQEPLDLPPRQLRTRAVWYTLSDDLLARAAIEPADVPGAVHAAEHAAIGLLPLFATCDRWDIGGVSTALHPDTERTSVFVYDGHAGGAGFAERGFLRIGAWLAATRDAIEACECPAGCPSCVQSPKCGNGNEPLDKAAAWRLLAAVTAMIG, from the coding sequence ATGTTCGGGGGGTTCGTCCGGCTGAGGGGCGCCGTGACCGCGTCGAGACGCATATCCTCGATCGTCGTGGGCTCGCCGGTGGATGTCGACGGCGCGGACACGGTCCTTGCCGGGCTGCGCCGCGACGTGCGACGAGCGCGGTGCATGACGCACATCGAGCGTGTCCCGGCTCGGGACGGCTGCCCGGCGCCATGGCCGGACTGGATCGATCCGGTCCTGCGGGGACGGTGGACGGCCGCCGGGATCGCGAGCCCCTGGAGCCACCAGGCGGCTGCCGCCGAGGCCGCATACGCCGGGCGCAGCGTGGTGCTGGCGACCGGCACGGCCTCGGGTAAGTCGCTTGGCTATCTGATGCCGGTGCTGTCCCGGCTGCTCGCCGAGCCCGGTGCCCGGGCACTCTACCTGGCGCCCACGAAGGCGCTGGCCCACGACCAGCTCAGAGCCGTGCGGTCGCTGCGGCTCACCGGTATCCGGGCCGCCGCGTTCGACGGGGACACGCCGGCGGCCGAACGGGACTGGGTCCGGGCGCATGCCGGCCTGGTCCTGACCAACCCCGACATGCTCCACCGTGGCATCCTGCCCTTCCACCGGCGGTGGACCCAGTTCCTGCGCGGCCTGCGTTACGTCGTCGTCGACGAGTGCCACGGCTACCGAGGGGTGTTCGGCGCACACGTGGCCGCGGTGATCCGCCGGCTGCGGCGGATCTGCGCGCGCTACGGGACCGATCCGGTGTTCCTGCTCGCGTCCGCGACCGTCGCCGATCCCGGGGTCTCGGCCGCACGGCTCACCGGCGTGGAGGTCGAGGTGGTCGACGTTGACGGATCTCCGCGGGGGCCACTGGACTTCGTGCTCTACGAACCTCCGCTGCTCACGACCGGGCAGAGCTCGCCGGACCGGGAGGACCCGACCTCCGCGCCCGGCCCGGGCGAGAACGGCGCCCCCGTCCGCCGGTCGGTGACCGCCGAGTCCGCGGACCTGCTGACGGACCTCGTCGCGGACGGTGTGCGCACCCTGGTCTTTGTCCGCTCGCGACGGGCCGCCGAGGTGGTGGCGGTGACCGCCCGCCGCGAACTCGGTCGGATCGCCGCAGACCTCGCCGACCGGGTGGCGGCGTATCGGGCCGGCTACCTGCCGGAGGAGCGACGGGCCCTGGAGGAGGATCTCCGCTCGGGCGCCCTGCTCGGGGCGGCCGCGACGTCGGCACTCGAGCTCGGGGTGGACATCAGCGGGCTGGACGCCACCGTCACCGCCGGTTTTCCCGGCACGCTCGCCTCGCTCTGGCAGCAGGCCGGACGCGCCGGGCGGGATGGCCGGCGATCGCTGGCCGTGCTGGTCGCCCGGGACGATCCGCTTGACACCTACCTGGTGCATCATCCCGAAGCCGTCTTCGGACGGCCGGTGGAGGCCAGCGTCTTCGACCCCGACAATCCCTACGTGCTCGCTCCGCACCTGGAGTGCGCCGCGGCCGAGCTGGCGCTGACCGAGGCGGATCTGGCGTTGTTCGGACCGACCGCTGCGTTCGCCGTCAACGACCTGGTTCGCCGAGGCCGGCTGCGCCGCCGGCCCACGGGCTGGTTCTGGACGCAACGGGCCCGGCCGGATGTGGACATCCGAGGGGCGGGAGGACCACCGGTTCGCATCGTCGAAGCGCGGACCGGTCGGCTTCTGGGCACCGTGGACGCCGCGACCTCGCACACGACGGTGCACGCTGGCGCGGTCTATCTCCACCAGGGATCGAGCTTCGTGGTCGAGGACCTCGACCTCGAGGAATCCGTCGCGTTCGTATGCGAGTCGGCGCCGGAATGGACGACCACCGCGCGTGACCACACCGACATCAGGGTGGTGGAGTCGTCGCGATCCCGGGTGCTGCCCGACGTGGAGGTGCACCTCGGCGTGGTCGAGGTCACCAGCCAGGTCGTCGGATACCAGCGGCGGCTGATCGCGACGGGCGAGGTACTCGGGCAGGAGCCTCTCGATCTGCCGCCGCGTCAGCTGCGGACCCGGGCCGTCTGGTACACGCTGTCCGACGACCTGCTTGCCCGAGCCGCGATCGAGCCTGCGGATGTCCCCGGTGCCGTCCACGCCGCCGAACACGCGGCGATCGGTCTGCTCCCGCTGTTCGCGACCTGTGACCGTTGGGATATCGGCGGTGTCTCGACCGCGCTCCATCCGGACACCGAACGCACCAGCGTCTTCGTCTACGACGGACACGCCGGCGGGGCGGGTTTCGCTGAACGGGGATTCCTCCGAATCGGTGCCTGGCTGGCTGCGACCCGGGACGCGATCGAAGCGTGTGAGTGCCCGGCGGGCTGCCCGTCGTGCGTCCAGTCGCCCAAATGCGGAAATGGCAATGAGCCGCTCGACAAGGCGGCTGCCTGGCGGCTCCTCGCCGCGGTGACCGCCATGATCGGCTAG
- the topA gene encoding type I DNA topoisomerase, whose translation MPARTKTTTRATARSSAPVAEPTEAGLPPETGSSEASADVPAGATSRTANGRTEAGHSANGSGGATGAHGSRATGSGPGNRLVIVESPAKAKTIAGYLGPGWQVESSIGHIRDLPRSAADVPAAHKGKPWARLGVDVDNDFEPLYIVTPDKKPQVSKLKALVKDASELYLATDEDREGEAIAWHLLQTLKPTVPVKRMVFHEITPQAIQRAVDNPRDIDKNLVNAQETRRILDRLYGYEVSPVLWKKVMPRLSAGRVQSVATRILVERERARMRFHSAEYWNIEGLFGATVARQAWSGADGTPGSGPDGPGAGSIRGDGVEKTPLPATLIALNGNRIATGRDFSPTGQLVSSGVTRLDEATARSLAERLADAAFTVRSVETKPYRRSPYPPFMTSTLQQEAGRKLRFSSQRTMQVAQRLYENGYITYMRTDSTNLSKTALTAARAQAASLYGPEYVPARPRTYAKKVKNAQEAHEAIRPAGDHFRTPGEVRGELDVDSYRLYELIWQRTVASQMADARGTSATIRLGATSSAGEDAEFSASGKVITFPGFLRAYVEGADDPDAELEDRERRLPDVRQGDPLTTRSLTPRGHTTSPPARFTEASLVKTLEELGIGRPSTYASIIGTIQDRGYVWKKGSALVPSFVAFAVVGLLEDHFTRLVDYRFTATMEDDLDDIAAGTAASTDWLTRFYFGTGDGTDPAADGLKHLVNERLGEIDAREVNSIPLGETDDGTLLVVRVGRYGPYVQHGERRASVPDDLAPDELTVDKALGLLAAPSGDRMLGIDPASGATITAKAGRFGPYVTTDTDPPRTSSLLRGMSLETLTLDDAVRLLTLPRILGAGDDGEEVTAQNGRYGPYVKKGAESRSLESEDQLFTVTLDEALALLSQPKARGRRQAAQSPPLRELGTDPASGKPMVVREGRFGPYVTDGETNASLRKGDTVETITDERAAELLADRRARGPATAKRPARGTAKAGTAKTGPKTTKAKPDTAKSGTAKSGTAKTGTAKTGTAKTGTARSKTARTVTDDGGGSDGSDDSGSSSSSGTRRTD comes from the coding sequence GTGCCAGCGCGCACGAAGACGACGACACGGGCGACCGCGCGGTCATCCGCACCGGTCGCCGAGCCCACCGAGGCCGGGCTCCCGCCGGAGACCGGCTCGAGCGAGGCATCGGCCGACGTACCCGCCGGCGCCACCAGCCGGACGGCGAACGGGCGAACGGAGGCTGGCCATTCGGCGAACGGCTCAGGCGGAGCCACCGGCGCCCACGGCAGCCGCGCCACCGGCTCCGGCCCGGGCAACCGCCTGGTGATCGTGGAATCGCCGGCGAAGGCGAAGACGATCGCCGGCTATCTCGGTCCGGGGTGGCAGGTCGAATCCAGTATCGGGCACATCCGTGACCTCCCGCGCAGTGCCGCCGATGTCCCGGCCGCGCACAAGGGCAAGCCGTGGGCTCGGCTCGGCGTCGACGTCGACAACGACTTCGAACCGCTCTACATCGTGACGCCGGACAAGAAACCGCAGGTCAGCAAGCTCAAGGCGCTCGTGAAAGACGCCAGCGAGCTCTACCTCGCGACGGACGAGGACCGCGAGGGCGAGGCCATCGCCTGGCATCTGCTCCAGACACTGAAGCCGACGGTGCCGGTCAAGCGGATGGTGTTCCACGAGATCACCCCCCAGGCGATCCAGCGGGCCGTCGACAATCCGCGCGATATCGACAAGAACCTGGTCAACGCTCAGGAAACGCGTCGCATCCTGGACCGTCTCTACGGCTACGAGGTCTCTCCCGTGCTGTGGAAGAAGGTCATGCCGAGGCTGTCGGCGGGCCGGGTCCAGAGCGTGGCGACCCGCATCCTGGTGGAGCGGGAACGTGCCCGGATGCGGTTCCACTCGGCGGAGTACTGGAACATCGAGGGCCTGTTCGGGGCGACCGTCGCCCGCCAGGCGTGGTCGGGCGCGGACGGCACACCGGGATCCGGGCCGGATGGACCCGGCGCCGGGTCCATCCGCGGCGACGGGGTCGAGAAGACCCCGCTCCCGGCAACCCTGATCGCCCTGAACGGCAACCGGATCGCGACGGGTCGTGACTTCTCCCCGACGGGGCAGCTCGTCTCCTCCGGGGTGACGCGGCTGGACGAGGCCACCGCCCGGTCGCTGGCCGAGCGGCTCGCCGACGCCGCATTCACGGTGCGCTCGGTGGAGACCAAGCCCTACCGCCGTTCGCCGTACCCACCGTTCATGACCTCGACGTTGCAGCAGGAGGCCGGCCGCAAACTGCGCTTCTCCAGCCAGCGCACGATGCAGGTGGCGCAGCGGCTGTACGAGAACGGCTACATCACCTACATGCGGACGGACTCGACGAACCTGTCCAAGACCGCCCTGACCGCGGCCCGCGCGCAGGCGGCGAGCCTGTACGGGCCGGAGTACGTGCCGGCACGCCCCCGCACGTACGCCAAGAAGGTCAAGAACGCGCAGGAGGCCCACGAGGCCATCCGACCCGCCGGGGACCACTTCCGGACCCCGGGTGAGGTTCGTGGCGAGCTCGACGTCGACTCCTACCGGCTCTACGAGCTGATCTGGCAGCGGACGGTGGCCAGCCAGATGGCGGACGCCCGCGGCACGAGCGCCACGATCCGGCTCGGCGCGACCTCGTCCGCTGGGGAGGACGCCGAGTTCTCGGCATCGGGGAAGGTCATCACCTTTCCCGGTTTCCTGCGCGCCTACGTCGAGGGCGCCGACGATCCAGACGCGGAACTGGAGGACCGGGAGCGGCGGCTGCCGGACGTACGGCAGGGCGACCCACTGACCACCCGCTCGCTGACCCCCCGCGGGCACACCACCAGTCCGCCGGCGCGCTTCACCGAGGCCAGCCTGGTCAAGACGCTCGAGGAGCTCGGGATCGGTCGGCCGTCCACCTACGCCTCGATCATCGGCACCATCCAGGACCGCGGCTACGTGTGGAAGAAGGGCTCGGCCCTGGTGCCGAGCTTCGTCGCGTTCGCCGTCGTCGGCCTGTTGGAGGACCACTTCACCCGGCTGGTCGACTACCGGTTCACCGCGACGATGGAGGACGACCTCGACGACATCGCCGCCGGCACGGCCGCCTCGACCGACTGGCTGACCCGCTTCTACTTCGGAACCGGCGACGGCACCGACCCGGCCGCCGACGGACTGAAGCACCTGGTCAATGAGCGGCTCGGAGAGATCGACGCCCGCGAGGTGAACTCGATCCCCCTCGGCGAGACCGACGACGGCACCCTGCTGGTCGTCCGGGTGGGCCGCTACGGCCCCTACGTCCAGCACGGGGAGCGCCGTGCCAGCGTGCCGGACGATCTCGCACCGGACGAACTCACCGTCGACAAAGCGCTGGGGCTGCTGGCCGCGCCCAGTGGCGACCGGATGCTGGGAATCGACCCGGCGTCGGGGGCGACCATCACGGCGAAGGCGGGTCGCTTCGGCCCCTACGTCACCACCGACACTGACCCGCCGCGCACGTCCAGTCTGCTGCGTGGCATGTCGTTGGAGACGCTGACCCTCGACGACGCCGTGCGGTTGCTCACCCTTCCGCGCATTCTGGGTGCGGGGGATGACGGGGAGGAGGTCACCGCCCAGAATGGCCGCTATGGCCCATACGTGAAGAAGGGTGCCGAAAGTCGGTCGTTGGAATCTGAGGATCAGTTGTTCACCGTGACCCTGGACGAGGCCTTGGCGCTGCTCTCCCAGCCCAAGGCCCGCGGTCGGCGCCAGGCCGCGCAGAGCCCGCCGCTGCGCGAGCTCGGGACCGACCCGGCCAGCGGCAAACCGATGGTGGTGCGGGAGGGCCGGTTCGGCCCCTACGTCACCGACGGTGAGACCAACGCCAGTCTGCGCAAGGGCGACACGGTCGAAACGATCACCGATGAGCGTGCCGCGGAGCTGCTGGCAGACCGTCGGGCCCGCGGACCGGCCACCGCGAAGCGTCCTGCCCGGGGCACCGCGAAAGCCGGCACCGCCAAGACCGGCCCGAAAACCACCAAGGCCAAGCCGGATACGGCGAAGTCCGGCACCGCGAAGTCCGGCACCGCGAAGACCGGCACCGCGAAGACCGGCACCGCGAAGACCGGCACCGCCAGGTCCAAGACCGCCCGGACGGTGACGGACGACGGCGGCGGCTCCGATGGCTCCGATGACTCCGGTAGCTCGTCGTCCAGTGGCACCCGCCGGACGGACTGA
- a CDS encoding STAS domain-containing protein → MDLSLTTRQEGNHTVVVVGGEIDVYTAPKLREQLIDLVSGGSYHLVVDMEGVEFLDSTGLGVLVGGLKRVRAHEGSLRLVCTQERILKIFRITGLTKVFPIHSSIEEALAASD, encoded by the coding sequence GTGGACCTGTCCCTCACGACACGCCAGGAAGGCAACCACACGGTCGTGGTGGTGGGCGGCGAGATCGACGTCTACACCGCGCCGAAGCTTCGCGAGCAGCTCATCGATCTCGTGTCCGGGGGGTCATACCACCTCGTCGTCGACATGGAAGGCGTCGAGTTCCTCGATTCGACGGGCCTCGGGGTCCTCGTCGGCGGGCTCAAGCGGGTGCGTGCGCACGAGGGTTCGCTGCGTCTGGTCTGCACTCAGGAGCGCATCCTGAAGATTTTCCGGATCACCGGCCTGACCAAGGTCTTCCCCATCCACTCCTCCATCGAGGAAGCCCTTGCCGCCAGCGACTGA
- a CDS encoding ATP-binding protein — translation MPTVELRFAALNGHVRTARMIATAVSRRAGVPVSAADEIKLAVTEACTRAVRVNRRHAPQAPVHVALTDGADSFTITVADCGRTGDEVAPGPDGGLVTATTLLELGSESTQPPGWAEPADDDPSADNSGFPPGLGLALIEGLVDEIEIRRGPDGVGTVVAMTWHTGATSDPCESAV, via the coding sequence ATGCCCACCGTTGAGCTGCGGTTCGCTGCACTGAACGGGCACGTTCGTACCGCCAGGATGATCGCGACGGCGGTCAGCCGGCGCGCGGGAGTTCCGGTCAGCGCGGCCGACGAGATCAAACTTGCGGTGACGGAGGCATGCACCCGAGCGGTGCGCGTCAACCGCAGGCATGCGCCGCAGGCCCCGGTGCATGTCGCGCTCACCGATGGCGCCGATTCCTTCACCATCACGGTGGCCGACTGCGGCCGGACCGGAGACGAGGTCGCCCCCGGTCCGGACGGTGGCCTCGTCACCGCGACCACCCTGCTCGAACTCGGATCCGAGTCGACTCAGCCGCCGGGTTGGGCGGAACCGGCGGACGACGATCCCTCGGCGGACAACTCTGGTTTCCCACCGGGGCTCGGACTCGCCCTCATCGAGGGACTCGTCGACGAGATCGAGATCAGGCGTGGCCCCGACGGCGTGGGTACGGTTGTCGCGATGACCTGGCACACCGGCGCCACATCGGACCCCTGCGAATCCGCGGTGTAG